One part of the Truepera radiovictrix DSM 17093 genome encodes these proteins:
- a CDS encoding heme ABC transporter ATP-binding protein, with the protein MLEVSGLGYRAAGRWLVRDVALQVPAGEFCAILGPNGAGKTTLLRLLSGELTPSRGAVQLLGRPLSSYAPLALAQQRALLSQKRHLEFPFRALEVVMLGRLPHQARGHETPRDRAVVAESLTRVEAQGLSERVYPSLSGGEASRVDLARVLAQEPQLLLLDEPTNHLDPRHQLAVLALARELAAGGCAVIATMHDLNLAARFADRLVLMHRGEVVSLGSASEVLTEDRLRSVYGVEAQVTQLRGRPLVVLEGATPRDPQPHDPHALVSV; encoded by the coding sequence GTGCTTGAGGTGTCGGGGCTCGGTTACCGCGCCGCGGGGCGCTGGTTGGTGCGCGACGTCGCGCTGCAGGTGCCGGCGGGGGAGTTCTGCGCCATCTTGGGGCCCAACGGGGCGGGCAAAACGACCCTGCTGCGCCTGCTCTCCGGCGAGCTTACCCCCAGCCGCGGCGCGGTGCAGCTGTTGGGCAGACCGCTGAGCAGCTACGCGCCCCTGGCGCTCGCCCAGCAGCGCGCGCTGCTCAGCCAGAAGCGGCACCTCGAGTTCCCCTTCCGCGCCCTCGAGGTGGTGATGCTCGGCCGCTTGCCGCACCAGGCGCGTGGGCACGAGACGCCGCGCGACCGCGCCGTCGTCGCCGAGAGCCTGACGCGGGTCGAGGCGCAAGGGCTCTCCGAACGCGTCTACCCGAGCCTCTCCGGGGGCGAGGCGAGCCGCGTCGACCTAGCGCGCGTCTTGGCCCAAGAGCCGCAGCTGCTGCTGCTCGACGAACCGACCAATCACCTCGACCCGCGCCATCAGCTGGCGGTGTTGGCGCTGGCGCGGGAGCTCGCCGCCGGCGGTTGCGCGGTTATCGCCACCATGCACGACCTGAACCTAGCGGCGCGCTTCGCCGACCGCCTGGTGCTGATGCACCGCGGCGAGGTGGTGAGCCTCGGGAGCGCGAGCGAGGTCCTGACCGAAGACCGGTTGCGCAGCGTCTACGGCGTCGAGGCCCAGGTGACGCAGCTGCGCGGCCGCCCGCTGGTGGTCCTCGAGGGGGCGACGCCGCGCGACCCGCAACCCCATGACCCGCACGCCCTCGTCAGCGTTTAG
- the gabT gene encoding 4-aminobutyrate--2-oxoglutarate transaminase, translating to MGTIRLITELPGPKSLELTRRREAATARGAAKLTPVAVAHAHGAAVTDVDGNTLLDFAGGIGTLAVGHTPAGVVGALKAQAEKLVHLCAIVGTYEPYVALAELLCEIAPVSGPKKAVLLNSGAEAVETAVKVARAHTGRAAVVVFEGAYHGRTNLTLAMTSKYGLFKKGFGPFAPEVYRLPFPNLFRRPPGMSEAAFVEEAIRGLERAFVAHVDPSAVAAVVIEPVQGEGGFLPVPAPFLRRLRELCTEHGMLLVADEIQCGMGRTGKLFAVEHYGVEPDLVTVAKSLAAGMPLSAVVGRAEVMDAPHPGGLGGTYSGNPLACVAALEAVAMIRDEAFLRRAREVGERLRGHLEGLQRAFDAIGDVRGLGPMLALELVREDGSPDPDAVQRVTAEALKRGLIVLRAGLYSNCLRFLPPLNLSDDELDEGMAVLREAFAAAFAPKEPQEVVSGD from the coding sequence ATGGGAACCATCCGTCTCATCACCGAACTGCCGGGGCCGAAGAGCTTGGAGCTCACGCGCCGCCGCGAAGCCGCGACCGCGCGCGGGGCCGCCAAGCTGACGCCAGTGGCCGTCGCGCACGCCCACGGCGCCGCCGTGACCGACGTCGACGGCAACACGCTTTTGGACTTTGCCGGCGGCATCGGGACGTTAGCGGTCGGGCACACGCCAGCGGGGGTCGTCGGGGCGCTTAAAGCGCAAGCCGAAAAGCTCGTACACCTGTGCGCCATCGTCGGCACCTACGAACCCTACGTCGCGCTCGCCGAACTGCTGTGCGAGATCGCCCCCGTAAGCGGCCCCAAAAAAGCGGTGCTCTTAAATAGCGGCGCCGAAGCGGTCGAGACGGCGGTCAAAGTCGCCCGCGCGCACACCGGCCGGGCCGCCGTGGTCGTCTTCGAGGGGGCGTATCACGGGCGCACGAACCTGACGCTCGCCATGACGAGCAAGTACGGGCTCTTTAAAAAGGGCTTCGGCCCCTTTGCACCGGAGGTCTACCGGCTGCCGTTTCCCAACCTCTTCCGCCGCCCCCCGGGGATGAGCGAGGCGGCCTTTGTCGAGGAGGCGATCCGCGGGCTCGAGCGCGCCTTCGTCGCGCACGTCGACCCGAGCGCGGTCGCGGCGGTGGTCATCGAACCGGTACAGGGCGAGGGCGGCTTTCTCCCCGTCCCCGCGCCCTTTTTGCGCCGCCTGCGCGAGCTCTGCACGGAGCACGGGATGCTGCTCGTCGCCGACGAGATCCAGTGCGGGATGGGGCGCACCGGCAAGCTCTTCGCCGTGGAGCACTACGGCGTCGAACCCGACCTCGTCACGGTCGCCAAGTCGCTCGCGGCGGGGATGCCGCTCTCGGCCGTGGTGGGGCGCGCGGAGGTGATGGACGCGCCGCACCCCGGCGGGTTGGGCGGCACCTATAGCGGCAACCCGCTCGCGTGCGTCGCCGCCTTGGAGGCCGTGGCGATGATTCGCGACGAGGCGTTTTTGCGGCGCGCGCGCGAGGTGGGCGAGCGGCTGCGGGGGCACCTCGAGGGGTTGCAGCGCGCGTTTGACGCCATCGGCGACGTGCGCGGCCTCGGGCCGATGCTGGCGCTCGAGCTCGTCCGCGAGGACGGCTCCCCCGACCCCGACGCGGTGCAGCGCGTGACGGCCGAAGCGCTAAAGCGCGGCCTCATCGTGCTGCGCGCCGGTCTCTACAGCAACTGCCTGCGCTTTCTGCCCCCCTTAAACCTCTCCGACGACGAGCTGGACGAAGGGATGGCGGTGCTGCGCGAGGCGTTCGCCGCGGCGTTCGCGCCCAAAGAGCCCCAGGAGGTGGTGAGCGGTGACTAA
- a CDS encoding FecCD family ABC transporter permease — translation MSARYRTALVGCALALPPALLLAAGLGAFYIPPLEIPRVLLERGLGYEVLTQIRLPRVLMTALVGAGLAVAGAVLQGLFRNPLAEPSLIGVSSGAALGAAVWIVLLGGGFGSGQPVRASAAFQWGLPLAAFVGACVTTLLVWRVARTGGRTLVVSLLLAGIAMNSLAGAGIGLMQFFADDQQLRSFVFWTLGGFNRVSWREFWVAAPLIALALALLLRQGRRLNALVLGESEAYLLGVQVERVKRRAVVLSALLVGASVAVAGVIGFVGLVVPHMFRLVAGPDHRYLLPGAALMGASLLLVADVLCRTLLVPAELPIGILTALVGGPFFIYLLTVQQREVLRA, via the coding sequence GTGAGCGCGCGCTACCGCACGGCGCTCGTGGGCTGCGCGCTCGCGCTCCCGCCGGCGCTGCTGCTGGCCGCGGGGCTGGGCGCCTTTTACATCCCGCCCCTTGAGATCCCGCGGGTGCTGCTCGAGCGCGGACTCGGCTACGAGGTGCTGACGCAGATCCGCCTGCCCCGCGTGCTGATGACCGCGCTTGTCGGCGCCGGGCTGGCGGTGGCGGGGGCGGTCTTGCAGGGGCTCTTTCGCAACCCGCTGGCCGAGCCGAGCTTGATCGGCGTGAGCTCGGGCGCCGCGCTGGGGGCCGCGGTGTGGATCGTGCTCCTGGGCGGGGGTTTCGGCTCCGGTCAGCCGGTGCGGGCGAGCGCGGCCTTTCAGTGGGGGTTGCCCCTCGCTGCCTTCGTCGGCGCTTGCGTGACCACGCTGCTGGTGTGGCGCGTCGCGCGAACGGGCGGGCGCACGCTGGTCGTGAGCTTGCTGCTAGCGGGGATCGCCATGAACAGCTTGGCGGGTGCGGGCATCGGCCTGATGCAGTTTTTCGCCGACGACCAGCAGCTGCGCAGCTTCGTCTTCTGGACGCTGGGCGGTTTTAACCGGGTGAGCTGGCGCGAGTTCTGGGTCGCTGCGCCCCTTATCGCGCTCGCGCTGGCGCTCCTGCTGCGCCAAGGGAGGCGCCTCAACGCGCTCGTGCTCGGCGAGTCCGAGGCCTATCTGCTGGGCGTCCAGGTCGAGCGGGTCAAACGGCGGGCGGTCGTCTTGAGCGCGCTGCTGGTCGGTGCGAGCGTCGCGGTCGCCGGGGTGATCGGTTTCGTGGGGCTGGTGGTGCCGCACATGTTCCGGCTCGTCGCTGGCCCCGACCACCGCTACTTGCTGCCCGGTGCGGCGCTCATGGGCGCGAGCTTGCTGCTCGTGGCCGACGTGCTCTGCCGCACCCTGCTGGTTCCGGCCGAGCTGCCCATCGGCATCCTCACTGCGCTCGTCGGCGGCCCCTTTTTCATCTACCTGCTCACCGTTCAGCAGCGCGAGGTGCTGCGTGCTTGA
- a CDS encoding GNAT family N-acetyltransferase, producing the protein MQARPEHGAGIHEVICRANGFPIGTRGCASEAEVAQMLRRFPEGQFVVVTDTPGGERVIGVALAMRTDYPPSARPLSWSAMIGDLTLPNHDPEGRWLYGVDKAVHPEFQGRGVASALYKAQFALVEALGLEGMYAGGMLKGYGRYRDVMSVREYAAKVIAGEIFDPTVSVQMKRGFKPCGVIEDYAWDSDADHAGMLIVWRPERAARAAHPAPQGLPAAGPQPSARL; encoded by the coding sequence GTGCAGGCGCGGCCTGAGCACGGCGCCGGCATCCACGAGGTCATCTGCCGCGCGAACGGTTTTCCCATCGGGACGCGCGGCTGCGCGTCCGAAGCGGAAGTCGCGCAGATGCTGCGGCGCTTCCCCGAAGGGCAGTTCGTCGTCGTCACCGACACGCCAGGGGGCGAGCGGGTGATCGGCGTTGCGCTCGCGATGCGCACGGACTACCCCCCTTCGGCGCGCCCCTTAAGCTGGTCGGCGATGATCGGCGACCTCACGCTCCCCAACCACGACCCCGAGGGGCGCTGGCTCTACGGCGTCGACAAGGCGGTGCACCCCGAGTTTCAGGGGCGCGGCGTCGCCTCAGCGCTCTACAAGGCGCAGTTCGCGCTCGTCGAGGCGCTGGGGCTCGAGGGGATGTACGCCGGCGGGATGCTCAAGGGCTACGGGCGCTACCGTGACGTCATGTCGGTGCGCGAGTACGCCGCCAAGGTTATCGCCGGTGAGATTTTCGACCCGACGGTGAGCGTGCAGATGAAGCGCGGCTTTAAACCCTGCGGCGTCATCGAGGACTACGCTTGGGACAGCGACGCCGATCACGCGGGGATGCTGATCGTGTGGCGCCCGGAGCGCGCGGCAAGAGCGGCGCACCCGGCCCCCCAGGGGCTCCCCGCAGCGGGGCCACAACCAAGCGCCCGTCTATGA
- a CDS encoding NAD-dependent succinate-semialdehyde dehydrogenase, translated as MTNTLNAGMNAETEQGFVFKQLIGGAWVDAAGGGTWELIDPATEGLIARVPFGGREDAEAAVDAAAAAFPAWAKRTPYERAEVLNRAAAWIRPRVAALARVSTEESGKPLAEAKAEWTSACGYLEWFAGEGVRAYGRVIPARAPGRRITVLHQPMGVIGTITAWNFPVYNLVRTWAAALAAGCTVVGRPSEYTPRSAMLLARALQAGGAPDGVINVVNGDPAAVAEVMMADPRVRKVAFTGSPRVGKLLMDQASRTVTRLSLELGGNAPVIVFGDVDVERAAKSAVTWKTRNCGQVCVAPQRFYVHESLYRAFAERVAELMGALRLGHGLDESTQVGPLINETQRERVADLVARSVAAGAKLETGGERPAGQGYFYRPTVLSEVTPDMPVHTEEVFGPVMPLIPFRDADEVLGLANRSEYGLAGFVLTNDLNTSVRMSEGLEVGLVCVNDWLPATPEAPFGGVKGSGFGRETGSEGLLEYMETKTVFTGGVG; from the coding sequence GTGACTAACACCCTGAACGCGGGGATGAACGCGGAGACGGAGCAGGGCTTTGTCTTTAAACAGCTCATCGGCGGGGCGTGGGTGGACGCCGCCGGGGGCGGCACCTGGGAGCTGATCGACCCGGCGACCGAAGGGCTGATCGCGAGGGTGCCCTTCGGCGGCCGCGAGGACGCCGAGGCGGCGGTGGACGCGGCGGCCGCCGCCTTTCCGGCGTGGGCGAAGCGGACGCCTTACGAGCGCGCCGAGGTCTTAAACCGCGCGGCCGCCTGGATCCGCCCCCGCGTGGCGGCGCTCGCGCGCGTCTCGACCGAGGAGTCGGGCAAACCGCTCGCCGAGGCCAAAGCCGAGTGGACGAGCGCCTGCGGGTACCTCGAGTGGTTCGCGGGCGAGGGGGTGCGCGCCTACGGCCGCGTGATCCCGGCGCGCGCGCCGGGCCGCCGCATCACCGTCTTGCACCAGCCGATGGGCGTCATCGGCACCATCACCGCCTGGAACTTCCCCGTCTACAACCTCGTGCGCACGTGGGCCGCCGCCCTCGCCGCCGGTTGCACGGTGGTCGGGCGGCCCTCCGAGTACACCCCCCGCAGCGCCATGCTGCTCGCCCGGGCGCTCCAAGCGGGCGGCGCGCCCGACGGCGTCATCAACGTCGTAAATGGCGACCCGGCGGCGGTCGCCGAGGTGATGATGGCCGACCCACGCGTCCGCAAGGTCGCCTTTACCGGCTCGCCGCGGGTCGGCAAGCTCCTCATGGACCAGGCGAGCAGGACCGTCACACGGCTCTCGTTGGAGCTCGGCGGCAACGCCCCCGTCATCGTCTTCGGCGACGTCGACGTGGAGAGAGCGGCCAAGAGCGCCGTGACCTGGAAGACGCGCAACTGCGGCCAGGTCTGCGTCGCGCCGCAGCGCTTTTACGTCCACGAGAGCCTCTACCGCGCGTTTGCCGAGCGGGTCGCCGAGCTGATGGGCGCGCTCAGGCTCGGTCACGGCTTAGACGAGAGCACGCAGGTCGGGCCGCTCATCAACGAAACGCAGCGGGAGCGCGTCGCGGACCTTGTGGCGCGGAGCGTGGCGGCGGGGGCGAAGCTGGAAACAGGCGGTGAACGCCCGGCGGGGCAGGGCTACTTCTACCGGCCGACGGTGCTCAGCGAGGTCACGCCGGACATGCCCGTGCACACCGAGGAGGTGTTCGGCCCCGTGATGCCGCTCATCCCCTTTAGGGACGCCGACGAGGTGCTAGGGCTCGCCAACCGCAGCGAGTACGGGCTAGCGGGCTTTGTGCTCACCAACGACCTCAACACGAGCGTCCGCATGAGCGAGGGGCTCGAGGTCGGTCTGGTGTGCGTCAACGACTGGCTGCCCGCGACCCCCGAGGCGCCCTTCGGCGGGGTCAAGGGGAGCGGGTTCGGGCGGGAGACGGGGAGCGAGGGGCTCTTGGAGTACATGGAGACCAAGACGGTCTTTACGGGTGGGGTGGGGTAG
- a CDS encoding flavin monoamine oxidase family protein, which translates to MRVLVLGAGVAGLAAARALKEAGQQVIVLEAKDRLGGRTYTNRDFASVPVEFGAEFIHGERAATWELVRALGLETLPWPKQDDSLVRLEDGRLLSMREARSQCPDFDLTRSWALPEVDALPGEDFHSYLRRIGFSATQLRYVRRSFANACGESMRFLSARAVLEGLREGGEESGSEDFRLLSGYDALVRALAAGLEVHLHDPVTEVRWSPGTGVHVRTLGEERYDAEAAIITVPLGVLQAGAIRFSPELPDAKQSALLGLKMGPVIKLVYRFAEAPLPPHVMALYSRLNPPMWWSPSFGHTPPAQEHVWTAFVSGDWASELLSLGEAGALEAALASFRSELGRPELTPLGARLVNWPDDPYTRGGYSFVLPGHDGAREKLAAPTPPLFWAGEATEPEHRAATVHGALLSGRRAAAEVCAHLARSAHRGGARAPDPVPERAAHAERPRARS; encoded by the coding sequence ATGAGGGTGCTCGTGCTGGGCGCGGGGGTCGCCGGGCTCGCGGCGGCGCGCGCGCTCAAGGAAGCGGGCCAACAGGTCATCGTCCTCGAGGCCAAAGACCGCCTCGGGGGCCGCACCTACACGAACCGCGACTTCGCCTCGGTGCCGGTCGAGTTCGGCGCCGAGTTCATCCACGGCGAGCGCGCCGCGACCTGGGAGCTGGTGCGCGCGCTCGGCCTCGAGACGCTCCCCTGGCCCAAGCAAGACGACTCGCTCGTGCGCCTCGAGGACGGCCGCCTCCTCAGCATGCGCGAGGCGCGCTCGCAATGCCCTGACTTCGACCTCACCCGCTCGTGGGCGCTCCCCGAGGTCGACGCGCTGCCCGGCGAGGATTTTCACAGCTACTTAAGACGCATCGGTTTCTCCGCCACGCAGCTGCGTTACGTGCGGCGCTCGTTCGCCAACGCGTGCGGTGAATCGATGCGCTTTTTAAGTGCGCGGGCCGTGCTGGAGGGCTTGCGCGAAGGGGGCGAGGAGAGCGGTTCCGAAGACTTCCGGCTGCTCAGCGGCTACGACGCGCTCGTGCGGGCGCTCGCCGCGGGGCTCGAGGTGCACCTGCACGACCCCGTCACCGAGGTGCGCTGGTCGCCGGGCACGGGGGTGCACGTGCGCACCCTGGGGGAGGAGCGCTACGACGCCGAAGCCGCGATCATCACCGTACCCCTAGGCGTCCTTCAGGCGGGGGCGATCCGCTTTTCGCCGGAGCTCCCCGACGCGAAGCAGAGCGCCCTGTTGGGCCTCAAGATGGGGCCGGTCATCAAACTGGTCTACCGCTTCGCCGAGGCGCCCTTGCCCCCGCACGTCATGGCGCTCTATAGCCGCCTCAACCCGCCCATGTGGTGGTCGCCGTCGTTCGGCCACACGCCCCCTGCGCAGGAGCACGTCTGGACGGCGTTCGTCTCCGGCGACTGGGCCTCCGAGCTCCTCTCGCTGGGCGAGGCGGGGGCGCTAGAGGCGGCCTTGGCGTCCTTTCGGAGCGAACTCGGCCGGCCGGAGCTCACCCCCCTAGGCGCCCGGCTCGTCAACTGGCCCGACGACCCCTACACGCGCGGCGGCTACTCGTTCGTGCTCCCCGGCCATGACGGCGCCCGCGAAAAGCTCGCCGCGCCGACACCGCCGCTCTTCTGGGCGGGCGAGGCCACCGAACCCGAACACCGCGCGGCGACGGTGCACGGGGCCCTTCTGAGCGGCCGTCGCGCCGCCGCCGAGGTCTGCGCCCACCTCGCCCGAAGCGCCCACCGCGGCGGCGCGCGCGCACCCGACCCGGTGCCGGAGCGCGCCGCCCACGCCGAGCGGCCTCGAGCCAGGAGCTAG
- a CDS encoding antibiotic biosynthesis monooxygenase family protein, producing MIVAMNRFYLHDPWAERLRRRFLGLEPSDHAHAPPAGLLRSCMLVPRCGDLPHVSVALWEDMAALRRWVQSDAFKRSHSPQSPNRLPPEAFSRRRELELYTTSAPLPELNAGVVSLCRVRPQGAQPPRSASERGLPLTPMGAGQPWVLLDVWRDLSWALAAAEHYEGAVGETGEVRLEVYPQVLVKPAAPYASASEA from the coding sequence ATGATCGTTGCCATGAACCGGTTCTACCTCCACGACCCCTGGGCCGAGCGGTTGCGCCGGCGCTTTTTGGGGCTCGAGCCCTCCGACCACGCGCACGCCCCGCCAGCGGGGCTCTTGCGCAGCTGCATGCTCGTGCCCCGCTGCGGCGACCTGCCGCACGTCTCGGTGGCGCTGTGGGAGGACATGGCCGCCCTGCGCCGCTGGGTGCAGTCGGACGCCTTTAAGCGGAGCCACAGCCCCCAGAGCCCCAACCGCCTCCCCCCCGAGGCCTTTTCCCGGCGGCGCGAGCTCGAGCTCTACACCACCTCCGCCCCGCTCCCCGAGCTGAACGCCGGCGTGGTGAGCTTGTGCCGCGTGCGCCCCCAGGGGGCGCAGCCGCCGCGCAGCGCTTCAGAGCGCGGGCTCCCCCTGACCCCCATGGGCGCCGGCCAACCGTGGGTGCTCCTCGACGTGTGGCGCGACCTCAGCTGGGCGCTCGCCGCCGCCGAGCACTACGAAGGCGCGGTGGGGGAAACGGGCGAGGTGAGGCTCGAGGTCTACCCGCAGGTGCTCGTCAAACCCGCAGCGCCCTACGCGAGCGCCTCCGAAGCGTAG
- a CDS encoding zeta toxin family protein — MPGGASREKIIIIAGPNGAGKTTFARSFLPAEAGLPRFINADLIAAGLAPFAPETAAIKAGRLMLEEIERHTQRGESFAFETTLASLSYLRRIKAWRAQGYRVNLFFLMLPNVETALARVAERVRQGGHSIPEAVIRRRFTSGLRNLPHYRQAVSKWAIYDNSGTEPVLLEWGENQ, encoded by the coding sequence ATGCCGGGAGGTGCGTCGAGGGAGAAAATCATCATCATCGCTGGGCCAAACGGCGCGGGCAAAACCACCTTCGCCCGTTCGTTCCTGCCCGCCGAGGCTGGGTTGCCGCGCTTCATCAACGCGGATTTGATCGCGGCAGGCCTCGCGCCGTTCGCACCGGAGACAGCGGCCATCAAGGCCGGGCGGCTCATGCTGGAAGAAATCGAACGGCACACGCAGCGCGGTGAAAGTTTCGCCTTCGAGACTACGCTCGCCAGCCTGAGCTACCTTCGGCGCATCAAAGCGTGGCGCGCTCAGGGCTACCGGGTCAATCTGTTCTTTCTGATGCTGCCCAATGTGGAGACCGCCCTCGCCCGCGTGGCCGAGCGGGTGCGTCAGGGCGGGCACAGTATCCCTGAAGCCGTCATCCGCCGACGCTTCACGTCAGGCCTCCGCAACCTGCCACACTACCGGCAGGCGGTAAGTAAATGGGCAATATACGACAATAGCGGAACGGAGCCTGTCCTACTGGAGTGGGGAGAAAACCAATGA
- a CDS encoding D-2-hydroxyacid dehydrogenase, which translates to MRVLLVGFSEDRFSPEQRAAILGAAEGLEVVFTRERAEITARLEDIEVAVGSFPRDLMKRAPRLRWFQQWGAGADWLLKHPELVAKDFVLTNVSGIHAVPISEHIFAYLLAFARGLPKALRDQAARRWPTDRGAFFELQGQTMLLLGTGAIGARTAQLAQAFGMRVVGVRRNPDRPVAHVDEMVALSDLHAALPEADAVVLTLPLTRDTRHVITEGELRRMKGSAHLVNIGRGGLVDEGALVRALQEGWIAGAGLDVFEEEPLPESSPLWELENVIITPHTSGDTPHYDARALAIFLENLRRYRAGEPLTHVVDKALGY; encoded by the coding sequence ATGAGGGTTCTTCTCGTCGGCTTTTCCGAAGACCGCTTCTCACCCGAGCAGCGCGCGGCCATCCTGGGGGCGGCCGAGGGCTTAGAGGTCGTCTTTACGCGCGAGCGCGCCGAGATCACAGCGCGCCTAGAGGACATCGAGGTGGCTGTTGGCTCCTTTCCCCGCGACCTCATGAAGCGCGCCCCGCGTCTGCGCTGGTTTCAGCAGTGGGGGGCGGGGGCGGACTGGCTCCTCAAGCACCCCGAGCTGGTGGCGAAAGACTTCGTGCTCACCAACGTCTCGGGCATCCACGCGGTGCCGATTAGCGAGCACATCTTTGCGTACTTGCTCGCCTTTGCGCGCGGTCTTCCCAAGGCGCTGCGCGACCAGGCCGCGCGCCGGTGGCCCACAGACCGTGGTGCCTTTTTCGAGCTTCAGGGGCAGACGATGCTGCTCCTCGGCACGGGCGCTATCGGCGCGCGCACCGCGCAGCTCGCCCAAGCGTTTGGGATGCGCGTCGTCGGGGTGCGGCGCAACCCGGACCGACCGGTGGCGCACGTCGACGAGATGGTCGCGCTTAGCGACCTGCACGCGGCCTTGCCCGAGGCCGACGCCGTCGTCTTGACGCTGCCTTTAACCCGCGACACGCGCCACGTCATCACCGAGGGCGAGCTGCGGCGGATGAAGGGGAGCGCCCACCTCGTCAACATCGGGCGCGGCGGGCTCGTCGACGAGGGGGCGCTCGTGCGCGCGCTGCAAGAGGGGTGGATCGCCGGCGCCGGTTTGGACGTCTTCGAGGAGGAGCCGCTGCCGGAGAGTTCGCCCCTCTGGGAGCTGGAGAACGTCATCATCACGCCGCACACCTCGGGCGACACGCCGCACTACGACGCGCGGGCGCTCGCGATCTTCCTCGAGAACCTGCGGCGCTACCGCGCCGGCGAGCCCCTCACGCACGTGGTCGACAAAGCGCTCGGGTACTAG
- a CDS encoding ABC transporter permease, whose translation MAGRVQRTGTGASVLLALPGLFWLVTFFLLPLLFVLYASFQTRGAGGLPVPPTTLEHYERTFDVFWPVIWRTLYFSGLTTLVCLLLGFPVAFFISTRKSARARQLLLFLILLPFWTNFLVRTYALQTILGREGPLNALLLNLGVIQAPLTMLNTPFAVMLGLVYGFVPFMVLPVYASVERLDKRLLEASSDLGANDWHTFWRVVLPLTLPGIVAGSMLVFIPAIGAFVTPDLLGGTRGLMIGNLIQSQFRGRGNIPLGSAISVVLMVVVLLGLLVYTRFGERRD comes from the coding sequence TTGGCGGGTAGGGTACAAAGGACCGGTACCGGGGCGAGCGTGCTGCTAGCGCTGCCCGGACTTTTCTGGCTCGTCACCTTTTTTCTGCTGCCGCTCCTTTTCGTGCTCTACGCGAGCTTTCAGACGCGCGGCGCGGGTGGGTTGCCCGTCCCTCCGACGACCCTTGAACACTACGAGCGCACCTTCGACGTCTTCTGGCCCGTCATCTGGCGCACCCTCTACTTCTCCGGCCTCACGACCCTCGTCTGTTTGCTGCTGGGCTTTCCGGTGGCGTTTTTTATCAGCACGCGCAAAAGCGCGCGGGCGCGGCAGCTGCTGCTCTTTCTCATCCTGCTCCCCTTTTGGACGAACTTTCTGGTTCGCACCTACGCGCTGCAGACGATCCTCGGCCGCGAAGGCCCCCTCAACGCCCTGCTCTTAAACCTCGGGGTGATCCAGGCGCCGCTGACGATGCTTAACACCCCCTTCGCGGTGATGCTCGGGCTCGTCTACGGCTTTGTCCCCTTTATGGTGTTGCCCGTTTACGCCTCGGTCGAACGCCTCGACAAGCGGTTGCTCGAGGCCTCGAGCGACCTGGGCGCCAACGACTGGCACACCTTCTGGCGCGTCGTGTTGCCCCTGACGCTCCCCGGCATCGTCGCGGGTTCGATGCTCGTCTTTATCCCGGCGATCGGCGCTTTTGTCACCCCCGACCTCTTGGGCGGTACCCGCGGGTTGATGATCGGTAACCTTATTCAGAGCCAGTTCCGCGGGCGTGGCAACATCCCGCTCGGCTCGGCGATCTCGGTGGTGCTGATGGTGGTGGTGCTGTTGGGGCTGCTCGTCTACACCCGTTTCGGCGAGCGACGTGACTAG
- a CDS encoding DNA methyltransferase: MKLVKSKQRVADHGEVFTPPWLVAAMLDLVKGETERIDARFLEPACGSGNFLVEVLRRKLAAVELKYGRSDFERRHYALFALMCVYGIELLADNIAECRANLLEIFADYLNLDASDDLYRAASHVLAQNLVHGDALKMQTHEGAAITFAEWGYLGRGKYQRRDFHLDTLTMSSTFSAEGSLFASLGKHEIFKPTKSYPPMTIKELGEMGREGA, translated from the coding sequence GTGAAGCTCGTCAAGTCCAAACAACGCGTCGCCGACCACGGGGAGGTCTTCACCCCGCCCTGGCTGGTCGCGGCGATGCTCGACCTGGTGAAGGGCGAGACCGAGCGCATCGACGCCCGCTTTTTGGAGCCGGCCTGCGGCAGCGGCAACTTCCTGGTGGAGGTCTTGCGCCGCAAGCTCGCCGCCGTGGAGCTTAAGTACGGCCGCTCCGACTTTGAGCGGCGGCACTACGCGCTCTTCGCCTTGATGTGCGTCTACGGCATCGAGCTTTTGGCCGACAACATCGCCGAATGCCGCGCCAACTTGCTAGAAATTTTCGCCGACTACTTGAACCTGGACGCTTCAGACGACCTCTACCGCGCCGCGTCCCATGTGCTGGCGCAAAACCTGGTGCACGGCGACGCGCTCAAAATGCAAACCCATGAAGGTGCGGCCATCACCTTCGCCGAGTGGGGCTACCTGGGCCGAGGCAAATATCAGCGCCGCGACTTCCACCTCGACACTCTCACCATGTCGTCCACCTTCAGTGCCGAGGGTTCGCTCTTCGCTAGCCTGGGCAAGCACGAAATTTTCAAGCCGACGAAATCCTACCCGCCGATGACCATCAAGGAATTGGGCGAAATGGGCAGAGAAGGCGCGTGA